The following DNA comes from Castanea sativa cultivar Marrone di Chiusa Pesio chromosome 10, ASM4071231v1.
aaaaaaaacaaaagaagccaaCATTACAGTggaaaagtcaaaagaaaaaaaaagagccagaaacattaacatattttttccacgctaaaaaaaactagaaaagtgAGAGcagttttgtaaaaaaaaattctcactttttactctaattttctctccaatttagagagattgtattttgaagggGGAGGAGAGAAAACTTGTAGGCCCCATCACTTTTCTCTTGTTCTCTCAACCAAACAgtagaaaatgtcattttccaCCATATTTTCCTCTTCCTATTTCCCATTCTCCCTGTTTTCATCCCAACCAAATACACCCTTAAGATGACCATGGGTTGGGTGTGGGGGATTTACCCAAACCTGTTTCAACCCAACTTTTTTACGAAGGTTGAaaaagaggatttttttttttttaattattggaaatcaaagaaaatgaagagaattgGATTGGAAATACTTAATTAGTTTCGATCTTAGGAATAGcaattaaacaaattaatttaaaatttttctttgagaaactaatttaaattttctaagtATGTTACAAATGATCAAATAAGTAAAGtaaggaaataaaaagaacatGATTGAGGTAATCTTGCAAATTAAGTTAATCTGGCTTTTTATAGGAAGGTTGACACgcccaaataattttttaaggaaattttGTGAGCAAATTATGATCTATCTGGCATTTTATAGGAAGTAATGATATTAATTGGTAGTAATACTTTTCAAAAGTTAGAATTATGATATAAGGAATCTGGCTTTACTAGGAAGGACTAACTCTAGCAATAATACTATCCATGGAGTGAAAGTCAAATTGTTGTTTTAAAAAGCAAAACTCATATATTCAGAAATTTTCATATGAAATTCTACTTATCCAACCGGAAGAACCAACTCAGCTCCAATTAAcaagcttaatttttttatggaaaaaagaaaatatagctaattgttttgatagttttttccatttttcataaaaaatttataaaaataaatgagtaaCGTATGTTTACCTTAAGAACATATATTAACCAAACCCATTTATCATTAATGACTAATGAGAGAACTATCAGTCAGTTGGAATCTTATTATGAATTTTGACATGCACAAAACCAAAGTCTTGGTTTTGCATTCAACcaaggaaaatgttaacaagtATCATGCGATTCTTGTTAAGATTTCTTTATGTGAGTtccatttaataaaaatgacaaaaaaaatattaaaagagttgtcaaaaataataaaacacagctaaaaattgtcaaaaaaaaggcaaaaaaaaaaagaaaaaagaaaaagataacaaaCATAAGATGCTCGTTAAAACAATCCTTCCACCAAAACTATTGAAAAGTACAGTAAAAACGTTGTACAAACTACAACAATTGGGAGAAACATAAGTAAAcaactttaaaataatatataaaaaaattatgattttgtgTGTAAAACCAGatgataattaaattttttttttaatgtcaactTGATTTCTTCTGTTAATATCATTGGAGTAGCATTTTGAGACTTTTAATGACTATTAAATTATGAATCTTGTTTAGAAAAAGGGCCAGGGGGGAGTGTACCGATTGCCCCCACAGGCACGTGACATTAGTCAGCCACTTCGTTGTCATTGAAAAAATCTCTTACGGTctcttctcccaaaaaaaaaaaaaaaagagttataaaatatttttatttattatagattttcatttttgacaGTACCCGAAAAGCCCAAGCCAGTGGCTCAAGCTAGCGAGCCGATGACGGTTAAGGGTTGGTGAATGACCGGCTTCTCCAGGTAATCAGAAGGACAAAATCGTAAAATCCATAACACAATAGTGGTCGCAAGATATTAGGTAGTGGATACTATATCAAAATCAAATGTTGTGCTCCTCCCACCAACCCCAACAAATCCCATCCACAAAATCCCTGACATCTAACGGCTCTAAACTTTTCAGAGCAGTGCTACCGTATGAACATCTCAAAAACTTTAACATGAGCTCTCATTTTTCAATCAAGTTAGAGCATTTTTTTAATCGAGGCTAGAGGCTAGAGGCTAGAGGCTAGAGCATGCATGTAAAGTCCTAAAGTATCATTTGACGGTTGGGAATATCATGGCAGTAACCCCGTTCAAATGATAATAAGGGTagaatttagttacaaaatttattaaaatttaataattagattgcatattttttacGTTTTTAATGCGCATGTTAGATTTTGTAttaataagatattatttactatatgatctataagattatattttatacataattttaaactacaaaaacttgtaatttaaacaatttattgatgacataattattgatatttaattttctaaatttttttcaagtatggaggatagaaaaagaaaatgtaatctaattgtaaatttatcaaaattaacttcaattaaaaagatattaagtaaagttgtaattttaggctacaaccaattttgtaactattCTTGTCTCTTatgataattataataattagaGGAAATTAAAGTCTACCCCTTTTGATTTAAtcttatcataatttattttaaaaattttcaatagtaGTATTTTCCAActtttaagtttgaattaaattgaaattattgGTGTTTCATCAAAAAAGGCTGTAATGAATtcattttaatccaaattttttttgagaaaatttttaatcCAAATATTAATGAATCAAGATataacaattgattttttttttttgtggtattaAATAATGATAAGGTTAAATAATAAGGAGATAAGTTGTAATTGAAAGTTTGAACATGAAATGCAAATTGAAACGAGCTAAGGCCTATCTTTACCACAAAAAAGTCAAATATGCTCTAATTACATGTAACACAAATTTTTATGCATCACCAACAATTGAAGAGAGATAATTATGTTTTGATCAAGTATGATGGAGGGGGTAAACCCCATGCTTTCCTACGGAGCAATAACCTTCTTCCATTGATTGGTATCCCAACAATGCCCTTACGGATAAGGGGCACACAGTATATGACGGCCAAACACTAGGAGCAACAAAGTTTGGTAATCGAGTATTCCTCATCTCAGAATGAGCGCATGAAAAATGTCACTTACCGCATCATATTAGCATCAATTATGCTCATAAATTGCCCACCATTTTGCATTAAATGTAACATGAGAAGTTATCAATAAGAAGCATGTCCCTTGATCAACATAAGAAGATAGTATAGTGCATTGTCAAATTTCCTTGATCGACATAAGAAGATGGTATAGTGCATTGTCAAATTCCCTTCCACTCAGTGGCGGAGTCAGGAATTTATCTTTGGTGGagtcatatataattttttttttttttttgtatgaaatgtaaaatagtaatgtaaaatttttttttggtcttttctttttgcttgaaagaccctaatatattgttaGATGGACCAAATTATGGacaaaagtttaattttattgggcATTAGAAAAAACTTAGGgtggtcacaaatatttttttaaaggtaaacaATGTTTATTATCAGGTATGGGGGTCAAAATGATAAggttatttcaaaattttcaatttttaaagatttttccagattttttttaaaaaaaattttcaaaaattttggggggcctAGGCCCCTCTAGACCTTTTAATAGCTACGCCATTGCTTCCACATTTTAGAGAATCAGTCATCAACTCCATCCACAAAATCATtgaaaaatacatgtaattCTAAATTTCATTACATTGTAAGCTATCGTCATTCCATCACCTTATTTAGTTGGAGTTCTTTAGGAAGTGCCCAAGTggtttttctattaaaaattcaaacctACATATATAGTACTCagtaataattgattttttatttatttatttttaaaataaattgaattttttgaattaaataaaaaaattcaaaattacttATATTTAGccatcatttttcttcttctaaattttattaaattcttttaaaaaaatatatgttaaagAGAGAGCTCAATGAAACTACATCAAAAGCGTAGCTCATAGTATATCGTACACCTAAAAACAAGCACCtacagtaagttttttttttaagacattctttcatttcttcatatgcattaaaaatacttagtaattttttttttttaaaacacccgGTAGATCTAAAGATTCCAACCCGTTACGAAAACCGAATCCAAACCATACAAGCCGGTAACCAGTCAAAGTCCCCATTTTATCTATAAATAGCAAGCTCTCTGAGGCTTATAGTCGTCGAGTCGTCGAGTTTCGCTTCAATTCTCTTTGGGGTCTGTTGCTTGTTCGAGCGCAGTTACACATACATAAACTCTAGATCTGCGCTAACCCCATCTCCTTCAGGTACGTCTCTAATGCCGTTTAGTCTCTTCTTTCtcaaatgggtttttttttttttttttttttgcttcaaaaaCATCAACTTTGGTTTGTATTTCCTTAGCGTTGACTACAAAGTTTGCAGATCTGGGTGTATACTAGTACTTCTTAACGACTTGTGTGTATGTTTGTTGGAGATTTTAATGTATTGGGTTGTCAATGTTTGCAACATGGTAGACTGTACTAGATCTGTTCTTTAGGCTTTGTTCATAGTTGGCTACACGCTTTGTTTATTTACTTAGTTTTTGATGTGGGACATTTGGTTGACTGATCTGCTATTTGGGTTGTGTTAGTCTTTGTTGCTTTCAACTTATTTACAAGATCTGTCAATTGGGTATCGATAAAGTCTATTTCTTTAGTCCAATCTTATAAGAGATCAGGCAGGTCTCGGTTTGCAATTACATAGCCAACTTCCTAAGTTGTGAAGGACACAAACTTTTTTCACGGGGTGATTTTATtgctaaaatttaattagaaatgaTGTATTCTCACATGTTTGGCTTCTCTATGGACGATGGTGTTTGACGTCATTGTTATTATATCAAATTGTTCTTTGGGATTTAGATTCTTCCAACATTATATCTGATGCGCCAAGGGAATCTGTAAATATTTAATTCTTTCCTAACTTCTTTTTATGAGCACAAACATTAGAGAAAGAATGAAGACAATATTGAATTAGGAATCTTCTAATCGTTATCTGTTGGCATAaagtttgataaatttttgtctTTCTTGAGTATATGCTTATTTTTGTCCAGAATTCCGTATTATTAGATTTAGATAGACTTTAGGATGCACTTGTTTTTGTTCTGAATTTCTTTATTCTTAGATATTGATAGACCGCTGCTGTCACACCAACTGAACTTGTTCTGTGTGAAAACTAGTTCTTGTTGATATATTAAGATGTCTTTTATGTTTTCTTATTTGTAGCTTGAGAAATGGAGACCTTTCTATATACATCTGAATCTGTCAACGAGGGTCACCCCGACAAGCTCTGTGACCAGATCTCTGATGCAGTGCTCGACGCATGCCTTGCTCAGGACCCTGACAGCAAGGTTGCCTGTGAAACATGCACCAAGACCAACATGGTGATGGTCTTTGGAGAAATCACCACCAAGGGTAACATAGACTATGAGAAGATTGTTAGGGACACATGCCGTACTATTGGGTTTGTTTCTGATGATGTGGGTCTTGATGCTGACAACTGCAAGGTTTTGGTTAACATTGAGCAGCAGAGCCCTGATATTGCCCAGGGTGTCCATGGACACTTCACCAAGCGCCCTGAGGAGATTGGTGCTGGTGACCAGGGCCATATGTTTGGTTATGCCACTGATGAGACCCCTGAATTCATGCCCCTTAGCCATGTCCTTGCAACCAAGCTTGGGGCTCGCCTCACTGAGGTTAGGAAGAATGGCACTTGCCCCTGGTTGAGACCTGATGGCAAGACCCAAGTAACTGTTGAGTACTACAATGACAATGGTGCCATGGTTCCAGTCCGCGTCCACACTGTCCTTATCTCCACCCAGCACGACGAGACTGTCACAAATGATGAGATTGCTGCTGACCTTAAAGAGCATGTTATTAAGCCTGTTATCCCTGAGAAGTACCTTGATGAGAAGACCATCTTCCACCTTAACCCCTCAGGCCGCTTTGTCATTGGTGGCCCTCACGGTGATGCAGGTCTCACTGGCCGTAAGATCATCATTGACACTTATGGTGGATGGGGAGCTCATGGTGGTGGTGCTTTCTCTGGAAAGGACCCAACCAAGGTGGACAGGAGTGGTGCCTACATTGTCAGGCAGGCTGCCAAGAGTATAGTAGCAAATGGTCTTGCTCGCAGGGCCATTGTTCAGGTCTCTTATGCCATTGGTGTGCCCGAGCCCTTGTCTGTCTTTGTTGATACATATGGAACTGGAAAGATTCCCGACAAGGAGATCCTAAAAATTGTGAAGGAGAACTTCGACTTCAGGCCCGGAATGATCACTATTAACTTGGACCTCAAGAGGGGTGGCAATGGAAGATTCTTGAAGACTGCTGCCTATGGACACTTCGGAAGGGACGACCCCGACTTCACCTGGGAGGTTGTGAAGCCCCTCAAGTGGGAGAAGCCCCAATCTTAGATTGTTCTATCCTATCCTCTGCTGTTCAATGCTTGTTTTGATTGTTACTTTGATGAATAATTTGCGTGTTTACTTGCTGCTATTATCTAAAACTATAGCTCATGTTCTAATCCCTTACCTAAGATTTCATCttcaattatttcttttttgtttattttttattttaaatatatttttcatttttatgtaatCATGCTACAAGTGTCTTGatgcaatgaaaaattaatgagaattttatcaaaattatggCATGGAATATCAGGTAGGGGGCAGCAGCAAAATGTAGAATTAATAGGCAAAACCAAATTTCcctcttctctttccctttcaACCGTTTAACGTTTATCAGTTGTATCTCAATTACTGCTTAGTGGGAACATACTTGTAAATTTCCTACTGTCGGTTGAGGGTATGATTTGACATGTTGAAATGAAACCTCTTTCATTGTGTGCAAGCCTGGTCTTAAGACCGTGTTTAGGCAAGCAAAAAGCTAATATGAAGTGAGGATGGTCCCTCAATAATTTTTAGGTGTGATAATGATGCCTGTAAAGATCCAAAACCCTGGGGGCAGCAGCCAGCTGTTGATGTGCTTCCTTAAATTTTTAAGTACTCAGTGTGCCAACATCTGAGAAGCAATTTTCAACATGCATTAAGTTCAGTGGC
Coding sequences within:
- the LOC142613711 gene encoding S-adenosylmethionine synthase 2, with protein sequence METFLYTSESVNEGHPDKLCDQISDAVLDACLAQDPDSKVACETCTKTNMVMVFGEITTKGNIDYEKIVRDTCRTIGFVSDDVGLDADNCKVLVNIEQQSPDIAQGVHGHFTKRPEEIGAGDQGHMFGYATDETPEFMPLSHVLATKLGARLTEVRKNGTCPWLRPDGKTQVTVEYYNDNGAMVPVRVHTVLISTQHDETVTNDEIAADLKEHVIKPVIPEKYLDEKTIFHLNPSGRFVIGGPHGDAGLTGRKIIIDTYGGWGAHGGGAFSGKDPTKVDRSGAYIVRQAAKSIVANGLARRAIVQVSYAIGVPEPLSVFVDTYGTGKIPDKEILKIVKENFDFRPGMITINLDLKRGGNGRFLKTAAYGHFGRDDPDFTWEVVKPLKWEKPQS